In a genomic window of Myotis daubentonii chromosome 18, mMyoDau2.1, whole genome shotgun sequence:
- the CRTC2 gene encoding CREB-regulated transcription coactivator 2 isoform X7, whose amino-acid sequence MGRARPRPRLPIHASLVRRSRCRSSVRPKRRRPSRRTMPWGNFPAEKGQLFRLPSALNRTSSDSALHTSVMNPNPQDTYPGPVPPSVLPSRRGGYLDGEMDSKVPAIEENLLDDRHLLKPWDAKKLSSSSSRPRSCEVPGINIVPSPDQPANVPVLPPAMNTGGSLPDLTNLHFPPPLPTPLDPEETSYSSLSGGNSTSNLTHTMTHLGISGGLGLGPGYDTPGLHSPLNHPSLQSSLSNPNLQASLSSPQPQLQGSHSHPSLPASSLARHALPTTSLGHPSLSAPALSSSCSSSSASPPVLGTPPYPASTPGASPRHRRVPLSPLSLPAGPADARRSQQQMPKQFSPTMSPTLSSITQGVPLDTSKLPTDQRLPSYPYSHSSLVLPVQPSTPKPLQQPGLPSQACLVQPSGGQPPGRQLHYGTLYPPSSSGHGQQSYHRPVSDFSLGNLSLHSLLFDDCCFDPFSSWHAQALSQQLEQFSMESSSSSLALDPTGFSEGSGFLGGEGSVSGFQDPHALNHQNLTHCSRHGSGPNIILTGDSSPGFSKEIAAALSGVPGFEVSAAGLELGLGLEEELRMEPLGLEGLNMLSDPCALLPDPAVEDSFRSDRLQ is encoded by the exons GACAATGCCCTGGGGTAATTTCCCTGCAGAGAAGGGGCAGTTGTTTCGACTACCATCTGCACTTAACAG GACAAGCTCTGACTCGGCCCTTCACACAAGCGTAATGAACCCCAACCCTCAGGACACTTATCCAGGCCCTGTACCTCCCAGTGTCCTGCCCAGTCGCCGTGGAG GTTATCTGGATGGCGAAATGGATTCCAAAG TCCCTGCTATTGAGGAGAACTTACTAGATGACAGGCATTTGCTGAAGCCCTGGGATGCTAAGAAG ctgtcctcttcctcctcccgaCCTCGGTCCTGTGAGGTCCCTGGAATTAA catCGTTCCATCTCCTGACCAGCCTGCCAATGTGCCTGTCCTCCCCCCTGCTATGAACACGGGAGGATCCCTACCTGACCTCACCAACCTGCACTTTCCCCCACCGCTGCCCACCCCCCTGGACCCAGAGGAGACATCCTACTCTAGCCTGAGCGGGGGCAACAGTACCTCCAATTTGACCCACACCATGACCCACCTGGGCATCAGTGGGGGCCTGGGCCTAGGCCCAGGCTATGATACGCCAG GACTTCATTCACCTCTCAACCATCCATCCTTGCAGTCTTCCCTAAGCAATCCCAACCTCCAGGCTTCCCtgagcagccctcagccccagctccagggctcccacagtcacccctcactgcctgccTCCTCCTTGGCCCGCCATGCACTGCCCACCACCTCCCTGGGTCACCCCTCACTCAGTgccccagccctctcctcctcctgttcctcctcctctgcttcACCTCCTGTGCTGGGTACCCCCCCTTACCCAGCGTCTACCCCTGGGGCCTCCCCCCGCCACCGCCGTGTACCCCTCAGCCCCCTGAGTTTGCCCGCGGGCCCAGCCGACGCCAGAAGGTCCCAACAGCAGATGCCCAAACAGTTTTCGCCAACAATGTCACCCACCTTGTCTTCCATCACTCAG GGTGTCCCCCTGGATACCAGTAAACTGCCCACTGACCAGCGGCTGCCTTCATACCCATACAGCCACTCAAGTCTGGTTCTGCCCGTCCAGCCATCCACCCCAAAGCCTCTACAGCAACCAGGGCTGCCCTCTCAGGCCTGCTTGGTGCAGCCCTCAGGTGGGCAGCCCCCAGGCAGGCAGCTACACTATGGGACACTGTACCCTCCCAGCTCCAGTGGGCATGGGCAGCAGTCTTACCACCGGCCAGTGAGTGATTTCAGCCTGGGGAAT CTATCTCTGCACAGCTTGCTCTTTGATGACTGCTGCTTTGAccccttctcttcctggcacgCACAAGCTCTGTCCCAGCAG CTGGAGCAGTTCAGCATGGAGAGTTCATCATCCAGCCTGGCGCTGGATCCCACTGGCTTTTCTGAAGGTTCTGGATTTTTAGGGGGTGAAGGTTCAGTGAGTGGCTTCCAGGACCCCCATGCCCTCAACCACCAGAACCTGACCCATTGTTCCCGCCATGGCTCAGGGCCCAACATCATCCTCACAG GAGACTCCTCCCCGGGTTTCTCGAAGGAGATCGCAGCGGCCctctctggggtgcctggcttcGAGGTGTCAGCAGCTGGGTTGGAGttagggctggggctggaggaggaactGCGCATGGAGCCACTGGGCCTGGAAGGCCTCAACATGCTGAGCGACCCCTGTGCCCTGCTGCCTGATCCTGCGGTGGAGGATTCATTCCGCAGTGACAGGCTACAGTGA
- the CRTC2 gene encoding CREB-regulated transcription coactivator 2 isoform X11, with amino-acid sequence MPWGNFPAEKGQLFRLPSALNRTSSDSALHTSVMNPNPQDTYPGPVPPSVLPSRRGGYLDGEMDSKVPAIEENLLDDRHLLKPWDAKKLSSSSSRPRSCEVPGINIVPSPDQPANVPVLPPAMNTGGSLPDLTNLHFPPPLPTPLDPEETSYSSLSGGNSTSNLTHTMTHLGISGGLGLGPGYDTPGLHSPLNHPSLQSSLSNPNLQASLSSPQPQLQGSHSHPSLPASSLARHALPTTSLGHPSLSAPALSSSCSSSSASPPVLGTPPYPASTPGASPRHRRVPLSPLSLPAGPADARRSQQQMPKQFSPTMSPTLSSITQGVPLDTSKLPTDQRLPSYPYSHSSLVLPVQPSTPKPLQQPGLPSQACLVQPSGGQPPGRQLHYGTLYPPSSSGHGQQSYHRPVSDFSLGNLSLHSLLFDDCCFDPFSSWHAQALSQQLEQFSMESSSSSLALDPTGFSEGSGFLGGEGSVSGFQDPHALNHQNLTHCSRHGSGPNIILTGDSSPGFSKEIAAALSGVPGFEVSAAGLELGLGLEEELRMEPLGLEGLNMLSDPCALLPDPAVEDSFRSDRLQ; translated from the exons ATGCCCTGGGGTAATTTCCCTGCAGAGAAGGGGCAGTTGTTTCGACTACCATCTGCACTTAACAG GACAAGCTCTGACTCGGCCCTTCACACAAGCGTAATGAACCCCAACCCTCAGGACACTTATCCAGGCCCTGTACCTCCCAGTGTCCTGCCCAGTCGCCGTGGAG GTTATCTGGATGGCGAAATGGATTCCAAAG TCCCTGCTATTGAGGAGAACTTACTAGATGACAGGCATTTGCTGAAGCCCTGGGATGCTAAGAAG ctgtcctcttcctcctcccgaCCTCGGTCCTGTGAGGTCCCTGGAATTAA catCGTTCCATCTCCTGACCAGCCTGCCAATGTGCCTGTCCTCCCCCCTGCTATGAACACGGGAGGATCCCTACCTGACCTCACCAACCTGCACTTTCCCCCACCGCTGCCCACCCCCCTGGACCCAGAGGAGACATCCTACTCTAGCCTGAGCGGGGGCAACAGTACCTCCAATTTGACCCACACCATGACCCACCTGGGCATCAGTGGGGGCCTGGGCCTAGGCCCAGGCTATGATACGCCAG GACTTCATTCACCTCTCAACCATCCATCCTTGCAGTCTTCCCTAAGCAATCCCAACCTCCAGGCTTCCCtgagcagccctcagccccagctccagggctcccacagtcacccctcactgcctgccTCCTCCTTGGCCCGCCATGCACTGCCCACCACCTCCCTGGGTCACCCCTCACTCAGTgccccagccctctcctcctcctgttcctcctcctctgcttcACCTCCTGTGCTGGGTACCCCCCCTTACCCAGCGTCTACCCCTGGGGCCTCCCCCCGCCACCGCCGTGTACCCCTCAGCCCCCTGAGTTTGCCCGCGGGCCCAGCCGACGCCAGAAGGTCCCAACAGCAGATGCCCAAACAGTTTTCGCCAACAATGTCACCCACCTTGTCTTCCATCACTCAG GGTGTCCCCCTGGATACCAGTAAACTGCCCACTGACCAGCGGCTGCCTTCATACCCATACAGCCACTCAAGTCTGGTTCTGCCCGTCCAGCCATCCACCCCAAAGCCTCTACAGCAACCAGGGCTGCCCTCTCAGGCCTGCTTGGTGCAGCCCTCAGGTGGGCAGCCCCCAGGCAGGCAGCTACACTATGGGACACTGTACCCTCCCAGCTCCAGTGGGCATGGGCAGCAGTCTTACCACCGGCCAGTGAGTGATTTCAGCCTGGGGAAT CTATCTCTGCACAGCTTGCTCTTTGATGACTGCTGCTTTGAccccttctcttcctggcacgCACAAGCTCTGTCCCAGCAG CTGGAGCAGTTCAGCATGGAGAGTTCATCATCCAGCCTGGCGCTGGATCCCACTGGCTTTTCTGAAGGTTCTGGATTTTTAGGGGGTGAAGGTTCAGTGAGTGGCTTCCAGGACCCCCATGCCCTCAACCACCAGAACCTGACCCATTGTTCCCGCCATGGCTCAGGGCCCAACATCATCCTCACAG GAGACTCCTCCCCGGGTTTCTCGAAGGAGATCGCAGCGGCCctctctggggtgcctggcttcGAGGTGTCAGCAGCTGGGTTGGAGttagggctggggctggaggaggaactGCGCATGGAGCCACTGGGCCTGGAAGGCCTCAACATGCTGAGCGACCCCTGTGCCCTGCTGCCTGATCCTGCGGTGGAGGATTCATTCCGCAGTGACAGGCTACAGTGA
- the CRTC2 gene encoding CREB-regulated transcription coactivator 2 isoform X10, giving the protein MGRARPRPRLPIHASLVRRSRCRSSVRPKRRRPSRRTSSDSALHTSVMNPNPQDTYPGPVPPSVLPSRRGVPAIEENLLDDRHLLKPWDAKKLSSSSSRPRSCEVPGINIVPSPDQPANVPVLPPAMNTGGSLPDLTNLHFPPPLPTPLDPEETSYSSLSGGNSTSNLTHTMTHLGISGGLGLGPGYDTPGLHSPLNHPSLQSSLSNPNLQASLSSPQPQLQGSHSHPSLPASSLARHALPTTSLGHPSLSAPALSSSCSSSSASPPVLGTPPYPASTPGASPRHRRVPLSPLSLPAGPADARRSQQQMPKQFSPTMSPTLSSITQGVPLDTSKLPTDQRLPSYPYSHSSLVLPVQPSTPKPLQQPGLPSQACLVQPSGGQPPGRQLHYGTLYPPSSSGHGQQSYHRPVSDFSLGNLSLHSLLFDDCCFDPFSSWHAQALSQQLEQFSMESSSSSLALDPTGFSEGSGFLGGEGSVSGFQDPHALNHQNLTHCSRHGSGPNIILTGDSSPGFSKEIAAALSGVPGFEVSAAGLELGLGLEEELRMEPLGLEGLNMLSDPCALLPDPAVEDSFRSDRLQ; this is encoded by the exons GACAAGCTCTGACTCGGCCCTTCACACAAGCGTAATGAACCCCAACCCTCAGGACACTTATCCAGGCCCTGTACCTCCCAGTGTCCTGCCCAGTCGCCGTGGAG TCCCTGCTATTGAGGAGAACTTACTAGATGACAGGCATTTGCTGAAGCCCTGGGATGCTAAGAAG ctgtcctcttcctcctcccgaCCTCGGTCCTGTGAGGTCCCTGGAATTAA catCGTTCCATCTCCTGACCAGCCTGCCAATGTGCCTGTCCTCCCCCCTGCTATGAACACGGGAGGATCCCTACCTGACCTCACCAACCTGCACTTTCCCCCACCGCTGCCCACCCCCCTGGACCCAGAGGAGACATCCTACTCTAGCCTGAGCGGGGGCAACAGTACCTCCAATTTGACCCACACCATGACCCACCTGGGCATCAGTGGGGGCCTGGGCCTAGGCCCAGGCTATGATACGCCAG GACTTCATTCACCTCTCAACCATCCATCCTTGCAGTCTTCCCTAAGCAATCCCAACCTCCAGGCTTCCCtgagcagccctcagccccagctccagggctcccacagtcacccctcactgcctgccTCCTCCTTGGCCCGCCATGCACTGCCCACCACCTCCCTGGGTCACCCCTCACTCAGTgccccagccctctcctcctcctgttcctcctcctctgcttcACCTCCTGTGCTGGGTACCCCCCCTTACCCAGCGTCTACCCCTGGGGCCTCCCCCCGCCACCGCCGTGTACCCCTCAGCCCCCTGAGTTTGCCCGCGGGCCCAGCCGACGCCAGAAGGTCCCAACAGCAGATGCCCAAACAGTTTTCGCCAACAATGTCACCCACCTTGTCTTCCATCACTCAG GGTGTCCCCCTGGATACCAGTAAACTGCCCACTGACCAGCGGCTGCCTTCATACCCATACAGCCACTCAAGTCTGGTTCTGCCCGTCCAGCCATCCACCCCAAAGCCTCTACAGCAACCAGGGCTGCCCTCTCAGGCCTGCTTGGTGCAGCCCTCAGGTGGGCAGCCCCCAGGCAGGCAGCTACACTATGGGACACTGTACCCTCCCAGCTCCAGTGGGCATGGGCAGCAGTCTTACCACCGGCCAGTGAGTGATTTCAGCCTGGGGAAT CTATCTCTGCACAGCTTGCTCTTTGATGACTGCTGCTTTGAccccttctcttcctggcacgCACAAGCTCTGTCCCAGCAG CTGGAGCAGTTCAGCATGGAGAGTTCATCATCCAGCCTGGCGCTGGATCCCACTGGCTTTTCTGAAGGTTCTGGATTTTTAGGGGGTGAAGGTTCAGTGAGTGGCTTCCAGGACCCCCATGCCCTCAACCACCAGAACCTGACCCATTGTTCCCGCCATGGCTCAGGGCCCAACATCATCCTCACAG GAGACTCCTCCCCGGGTTTCTCGAAGGAGATCGCAGCGGCCctctctggggtgcctggcttcGAGGTGTCAGCAGCTGGGTTGGAGttagggctggggctggaggaggaactGCGCATGGAGCCACTGGGCCTGGAAGGCCTCAACATGCTGAGCGACCCCTGTGCCCTGCTGCCTGATCCTGCGGTGGAGGATTCATTCCGCAGTGACAGGCTACAGTGA
- the CRTC2 gene encoding CREB-regulated transcription coactivator 2 isoform X9, with protein MGRARPRPRLPIHASLVRRSRCRSSVRPKRRRPSRRTSSDSALHTSVMNPNPQDTYPGPVPPSVLPSRRGGYLDGEMDSKVPAIEENLLDDRHLLKPWDAKKLSSSSSRPRSCEVPGINIVPSPDQPANVPVLPPAMNTGGSLPDLTNLHFPPPLPTPLDPEETSYSSLSGGNSTSNLTHTMTHLGISGGLGLGPGYDTPGLHSPLNHPSLQSSLSNPNLQASLSSPQPQLQGSHSHPSLPASSLARHALPTTSLGHPSLSAPALSSSCSSSSASPPVLGTPPYPASTPGASPRHRRVPLSPLSLPAGPADARRSQQQMPKQFSPTMSPTLSSITQGVPLDTSKLPTDQRLPSYPYSHSSLVLPVQPSTPKPLQQPGLPSQACLVQPSGGQPPGRQLHYGTLYPPSSSGHGQQSYHRPVSDFSLGNLSLHSLLFDDCCFDPFSSWHAQALSQQLEQFSMESSSSSLALDPTGFSEGSGFLGGEGSVSGFQDPHALNHQNLTHCSRHGSGPNIILTGDSSPGFSKEIAAALSGVPGFEVSAAGLELGLGLEEELRMEPLGLEGLNMLSDPCALLPDPAVEDSFRSDRLQ; from the exons GACAAGCTCTGACTCGGCCCTTCACACAAGCGTAATGAACCCCAACCCTCAGGACACTTATCCAGGCCCTGTACCTCCCAGTGTCCTGCCCAGTCGCCGTGGAG GTTATCTGGATGGCGAAATGGATTCCAAAG TCCCTGCTATTGAGGAGAACTTACTAGATGACAGGCATTTGCTGAAGCCCTGGGATGCTAAGAAG ctgtcctcttcctcctcccgaCCTCGGTCCTGTGAGGTCCCTGGAATTAA catCGTTCCATCTCCTGACCAGCCTGCCAATGTGCCTGTCCTCCCCCCTGCTATGAACACGGGAGGATCCCTACCTGACCTCACCAACCTGCACTTTCCCCCACCGCTGCCCACCCCCCTGGACCCAGAGGAGACATCCTACTCTAGCCTGAGCGGGGGCAACAGTACCTCCAATTTGACCCACACCATGACCCACCTGGGCATCAGTGGGGGCCTGGGCCTAGGCCCAGGCTATGATACGCCAG GACTTCATTCACCTCTCAACCATCCATCCTTGCAGTCTTCCCTAAGCAATCCCAACCTCCAGGCTTCCCtgagcagccctcagccccagctccagggctcccacagtcacccctcactgcctgccTCCTCCTTGGCCCGCCATGCACTGCCCACCACCTCCCTGGGTCACCCCTCACTCAGTgccccagccctctcctcctcctgttcctcctcctctgcttcACCTCCTGTGCTGGGTACCCCCCCTTACCCAGCGTCTACCCCTGGGGCCTCCCCCCGCCACCGCCGTGTACCCCTCAGCCCCCTGAGTTTGCCCGCGGGCCCAGCCGACGCCAGAAGGTCCCAACAGCAGATGCCCAAACAGTTTTCGCCAACAATGTCACCCACCTTGTCTTCCATCACTCAG GGTGTCCCCCTGGATACCAGTAAACTGCCCACTGACCAGCGGCTGCCTTCATACCCATACAGCCACTCAAGTCTGGTTCTGCCCGTCCAGCCATCCACCCCAAAGCCTCTACAGCAACCAGGGCTGCCCTCTCAGGCCTGCTTGGTGCAGCCCTCAGGTGGGCAGCCCCCAGGCAGGCAGCTACACTATGGGACACTGTACCCTCCCAGCTCCAGTGGGCATGGGCAGCAGTCTTACCACCGGCCAGTGAGTGATTTCAGCCTGGGGAAT CTATCTCTGCACAGCTTGCTCTTTGATGACTGCTGCTTTGAccccttctcttcctggcacgCACAAGCTCTGTCCCAGCAG CTGGAGCAGTTCAGCATGGAGAGTTCATCATCCAGCCTGGCGCTGGATCCCACTGGCTTTTCTGAAGGTTCTGGATTTTTAGGGGGTGAAGGTTCAGTGAGTGGCTTCCAGGACCCCCATGCCCTCAACCACCAGAACCTGACCCATTGTTCCCGCCATGGCTCAGGGCCCAACATCATCCTCACAG GAGACTCCTCCCCGGGTTTCTCGAAGGAGATCGCAGCGGCCctctctggggtgcctggcttcGAGGTGTCAGCAGCTGGGTTGGAGttagggctggggctggaggaggaactGCGCATGGAGCCACTGGGCCTGGAAGGCCTCAACATGCTGAGCGACCCCTGTGCCCTGCTGCCTGATCCTGCGGTGGAGGATTCATTCCGCAGTGACAGGCTACAGTGA